A window from Culex pipiens pallens isolate TS chromosome 3, TS_CPP_V2, whole genome shotgun sequence encodes these proteins:
- the LOC120422343 gene encoding rhodanese domain-containing protein CG4456-like — protein sequence MNASLAGLRLMLRAGPAAQLVRRHFTVNVTKLAGIRCSGSLLGSDRVRAALNSSVGGVRRCHGGDCSVNKFDKSCIDPKLVASYDEIVDLPNHPEKLLVDVRNPEELAATGVIPTSINIPLKTVADELKLSPEAFQAKYGRKKPAESDPIIFSCRSGVRAGMAANEADKLGFKNVKNYVGSWLEYAEKNGLPLE from the exons ATGAACGCCTCCCTCGCCGGATTAAGACTGATGTTGCGGGCCGGGCCCGCCGCCCAATTGGTCCGCCGACACTTCACTGTCAATGTCACAAAGTTGGCCGGCATCCGCTGTAGCGGCAGCTTGCTGGGATCCGATCGAGTGAGAGCGGCACTGAACTCCTCAGTAGGCG GCGTTCGGCGTTGCCATGGCGGCGACTGTTCGGTGAACAAATTCGACAAGTCCTGCATCGACCCGAAGCTGGTGGCATCCTACGATGAGATCGTCGACCTGCCGAACCACCCCGAGAAGCTGCTGGTGGACGTCCGCAATCCGGAGGAGCTGGCCGCCACCGGAGTGATCCCGACGAGCATCAATATTCCTC TGAAAACCGTCGCCGATGAGCTGAAACTGTCCCCGGAGGCGTTCCAGGCCAAGTACGGCCGTAAGAAGCCCGCCGAAAGCGATCCCATCATCTTCAGCTGCCGGTCGGGAGTGCGTGCTGGAATGGCCGCCAACGAGGCCGACAAGCTGGGCTTCAAGAA TGTGAAGAACTATGTCGGTTCCTGGTTGGAGTACGCGGAAAAGAACGGACTGCCACTGGAGTAA
- the LOC120422344 gene encoding rhodanese domain-containing protein CG4456-like isoform X2, whose protein sequence is MCAALLNWVSNLFTAGNSMSIATYEEVLDLPNHPEKLLIDVRGVDEVASTGAIPTAINIPLPTVERALQLPADEFKAKYGRDKPTPETEVIFSCKLGGRAQTATNTALGLGFTNAKNYKGSWTEWAAKQGK, encoded by the exons ATGTGTGCAGCACTTCTTAACTGG GTCTCCAACTTGTTCACCGCCGGCAACAGCATGTCGATCGCCACCTACGAGGAAGTCCTGGACCTGCCGAACCACCCGGAAAAGCTGCTGATTGACGTCCGTGGCGTGGACGAGGTCGCCTCAACGGGGGCCATCCCGACTGCCATCAACATTCCAC TTCCCACCGTCGAGCGAGCCCTGCAGCTGCCAGCGGATGAGTTCAAGGCCAAGTACGGGCGCGACAAGCCCACGCCGGAAACCGAGGTTATCTTTTCCTGCAAGCTGGGAGGACGGGCGCAGACCGCAACCAACACAGCTCTCGGACTAGGATTTACcaa tGCCAAAAACTACAAGGGTTCCTGGACCGAGTGGGCTGCCAAGCAGGGCAAGTGA
- the LOC120422344 gene encoding rhodanese domain-containing protein CG4456-like isoform X1: MCAALLNWVSNLFTAGNSMSIATYEEVLDLPNHPEKLLIDVRGVDEVASTGAIPTAINIPLDQVDKAFAPETTSEEFQKLYGVAKPDKDRYIIMSCRTGRRSQMALDTISALGYSNAKNYKGSWTEWAAKQGK; the protein is encoded by the exons ATGTGTGCAGCACTTCTTAACTGG GTCTCCAACTTGTTCACCGCCGGCAACAGCATGTCGATCGCCACCTACGAGGAAGTCCTGGACCTGCCGAACCACCCGGAAAAGCTGCTGATTGACGTCCGTGGCGTGGACGAGGTCGCCTCAACGGGGGCCATCCCGACTGCCATCAACATTCCAC TGGACCAAGTGGACAAGGCCTTTGCGCCGGAGACCACTTCTGAGGAGTTTCAGAAACTGTACGGAGTTGCGAAGCCGGACAAGGATCGCTACATCATAATGTCCTGTCGCACGGGCCGTCGCAGCCAGATGGCGCTGGATACGATCAGTGCGCTGGGGTATTCCAA tGCCAAAAACTACAAGGGTTCCTGGACCGAGTGGGCTGCCAAGCAGGGCAAGTGA
- the LOC120422344 gene encoding rhodanese domain-containing protein CG4456-like isoform X3 codes for MSIATYEEVLDLPNHPEKLLIDVRGVDEVASTGAIPTAINIPLDQVDKAFAPETTSEEFQKLYGVAKPDKDRYIIMSCRTGRRSQMALDTISALGYSNAKNYKGSWTEWAAKQGK; via the exons ATGTCGATCGCCACCTACGAGGAAGTCCTGGACCTGCCGAACCACCCGGAAAAGCTGCTGATTGACGTCCGTGGCGTGGACGAGGTCGCCTCAACGGGGGCCATCCCGACTGCCATCAACATTCCAC TGGACCAAGTGGACAAGGCCTTTGCGCCGGAGACCACTTCTGAGGAGTTTCAGAAACTGTACGGAGTTGCGAAGCCGGACAAGGATCGCTACATCATAATGTCCTGTCGCACGGGCCGTCGCAGCCAGATGGCGCTGGATACGATCAGTGCGCTGGGGTATTCCAA tGCCAAAAACTACAAGGGTTCCTGGACCGAGTGGGCTGCCAAGCAGGGCAAGTGA
- the LOC120422340 gene encoding rhodanese domain-containing protein CG4456-like, with amino-acid sequence MSIATYEEVLDLPNHPEKLLVDVRSPDERDQTGKIPTSINIPLLTLEETLKLSADEFKAKFGRDKPELGTEMIFHCGKGGRAQKAADAASVLGFSKARNYKGSWSEWSTKQGLN; translated from the exons ATGTCGATCGCCACCTACGAGGAAGTCCTGGACCTGCCCAACCACCCGGAGAAGCTGCTCGTGGACGTCCGAAGTCCGGACGAGCGCGACCAGACAGGGAAAATCCCGACCAGCATCAACATTCcat TGCTAACGCTGGAGGAAACGCTAAAATTGTCGGCCGACGAGTTCAAGGCAAAGTTTGGACGCGACAAGCCGGAACTTGGCACGGAGATGATCTTTCACTGCGGCAAGGGGGGACGCGCGCAGAAGGCCGCGGATGCGGCCTCGGTTCTTGGATTTTCGAA GGCAAGAAATTACAAAGGATCTTGGAGCGAGTGGTCAACTAAACAAGGATTAAACTAA